A window of Kiloniellales bacterium genomic DNA:
CGCGATGGTCTTGTGGGTCGCGCGGCGCAGATCGAGAGCGGCGGCGCCGAGGTCGTTCGGCAGGGGGGCGCCGGCCGGCGGCAGCGCGTCCAGGGCCTCGCCGACCAACCGCCAGAGCCGCTGCACGAAGCGGAAGACCCCTTCGATGCCGGAATCGGTCCACTCCATGTCGCGGTCCGGCGGGCTGTCCGACAGCATGTACCAGCGCGCGGTATCGGCGCCGTAGGTGCTGATGATCTGCTCCGGATCGACGGTATTGCGCAGCGCCTTGCTCATCTTCACCGAGCGTCCGGCGGTCACCGGATTGCCGTCCAGGGTCTCGATGCCGCCGTCGACCCGCCGCACCTCGTCGGGCGAGAGCCAGCCGTCGGGGCCCTTGTAGGTCTCGTGGCAGATCATGCCCTGGGTGAAGAGTCCGGCGAAGGGCTCGTCGAGCTTCAGGTAGCCGCACTGGCTCATCGCCCGGGTAAAGAAGCGCGAGTAGAGCAGGTGCAGCACGGCGTGCTCGATGCCGCCGATGTACTGGTCCACCGGCAGCCAGTAGTCGACCGCCGCGCGATCCACCGGCTGTTCCGACTTCGGGCTGCAGAAGCGGGCGAAGTACCAGGAGGAGTCGACGAAGGTATCCATGGTGTCGGTGTCGCGCTCGGCCGCGCCGCCGCAAGTCGGGCAGTCGACCAGCTTCCAGGTCGGATGGTGGGCCAGCGGGTTGCCCGGCTTGTCGAAGGGCGCGTCCTCGGGCAGCGCCACCGGCAGATCGTCTTCCGGCACCGGGACGATCCCGCAGGCGGGACAATGGATCACCGGGATCGGGCAGCCCCAGTAGCGCTGCCGCGAGACGCCCCAGTCGCGCAAGCGGTACTGGATCTCGCCCTTGCCCTGGTTGTCGGCCTCGAGCCGGCCGATCGCCGCGTCGATCGCCTCGGCGACCGAGAGGCCGTTCAGGAAGTCGGAGTTGATGATCCGGCCCTCGCCGGTGAAGGCCGTGTCGCCGATCGCGTAGCTCCCCTCGTCCTCGCCGTCCGGCAGCACCACCGGCGGTACCGCCAGGCCGTACTTGCGAGCGAAGTCGAGGTCGCGCTGGTCATGCGCCGGGCAGCCGAAGATCGCCCCCGTCCCGTAGTCCATCAGCACGAAGTTGGCGACAAAGACCGGCAGTTCCTGGCCCGCGACGAAGGGATGCAGCGCCTTCAGCCCCGTGTCGAAGCCCCGCTTCTCGGCCGACTCGATGGCCTCCTCGCTGGTGCCCAGGCGGTCGCACTCGGCGACGAAGGCGGTCAGCTCGGGACTGTCCTTGGCGAGCTCGGCCGCGAGGGGGTGGTGCGGCGAGAGCGCGCAGAAGGAGGCGCCGAAGAGCGTGTCGGGCCGCGTGGTGAAGACCTCGAGCGGCTGGTTGCGGTCCTTGACCCGGAAGTCGATCCGCGCGCCGCGCGAGCGGCCGATCCACTTGTCCTGCATGACCCGGACCTTCTCCGGCCAGCGGTCCAGGGTTTGAAGCGCCTCCAGCAGGTCGTCGGCGTAGGCGGTGATCTTGAAGAACCACTGGGCCAGCTTGCGCCGCTCGACCAGGGCATCGGAGCGCCAGCCGCGGCCGTCGATCACCTGCTCGTTGGCCAGGACAGTCTGGTCGACCGGATCCCAGTTGACCCAGGACTCCTTGCGGTAGACCAGGCCCTCCTCGAGGAAGTCCAGGAACATCTTCTGCTCGTGCCGGTAATAGTCCGGCAGGCAGGTCGCGATCTCCCGACTCCAGTCGATCGAGAGGCCCATGCCCTTGAGCTGCGCGCGCATCACCGCGATGTTCTCCAGGGTCCACTTCGCCGGGTGGACCTTCTGCTTCATCGCGGCGTTCTCGGCCGGCAGACCGAAGGCGTCCCAGCCCATGGGATGGAGCACGTTGAAGCCCTTGGCGCGCTTATAGCGGGCGATGACGTCGCCGATCGTGTAGTTGCGCACGTGGCCCATGTGGATCCGCCCGGAGGGATAGGGGAACATCTCGAGCACGTAGTACTTCGGCCGGTCGGTCAGCTCCTCGACCGCGAAGCACCCGGACTCGTCCCAGTGGCGCTGCCACTTGGCCTCGATTTCCTTGACGTTGTATCGGCTCATGGCGGGCCTTTCATCGGCGCATCCCGCGTCACGGGCCGCTGCCTCATCCTTCGCCGCTCCCCGAGCGGCCCTTTGATCCTGGATTGCCGGGAAATGAGCCTACTGTGCCGCCGCGATCCTGAGCTGTCGCGCCCTCGTCAGGATCGCGTCTTCCAAGTCGATCTCGGTCCGATTGTCTACCTGGACGTCGACCCAGTTGCCGAGCGTGTCCTGACGCTGCCGGAACACGGCGGCCCTCAGCCCGTCGGCCCGCAGATCGCGACCCAGGATGTAGACGTTTACCTTGAAGCGCTCGCGGGTCGCTTCCGGCGGGCTGTACCAGTCGGTGATGATGACGCCGCCGAAGGGGTCGGCCGACGCGAGCGGCATGAAGGAGATGGTGTCGAGCGAAGCGCGCCATAGATAGGAATTGACGCCGATACCGCCGCCGCCGCCCGGGGCCACTTCGTCGCCGCCGCCGAAGAAGTCCAAGCCGCCGGGCCCGAAAATCGTGTCATCGTTCTCCGCGTAGGCGGTGCGGTTGCCCGCCATGACACGGTTGTTGGACTGCGGGTAGACCGTCTCCTCGCCAGTGCAGGCGGCGAGCAGACCCATCATCGCGGCCAGGGCCAGTGCGGACGTCGACCGCCAAACGGTAAGGGTCGTCATGGGCTCACTCCTATTGCCGCGATTCCGGCACACCTGTGCCCCTATCGCGATCCTTGACGCTGAAAATAGCGCCTCGGGCCGCAGAGTTCCAGCGTCTAGCCGGGACGCCGGCCCGGTGTCATTTCGACCAGCCGAACCGCTCGGCGAGCTCCCGCGGGATCAGCTTCCAGGCGCGCGCCCGCTGGTCCGCGCTGAAGACGCCGCGCCACTCCTCGGCTTGGCCCTTGCGCAAATGCACTACCTCGGACTCCGCGCCGGACCGAAAAAGGGTCCCGTCGATCCCGTAGTGGTCCAGGACCCTCGCGCAATAGTCGTCCGGCTCGGCGAGGAACTCTTCGAAGGTCATCACGAGGACCTCGATCTGCCGCTGCGGATCCTGTTCCACCGCGGTCCATCCCCGCAGGAAATCGATCAGCAGAGGCAGGTAGTGCTCGATGCACCAATCCACGTAGCCGGCGAAATCGGCCTTGTCGACCGATGTCGGCGGCACGGTCTTGCGCCAGATCGGCGCTATCAGTCTCATGCTGACGTCGTCGCGGACGAAGTGTGCCCAGGACAAGGTGGCCTGCCGCGGGTCCCGGACGTGGCAGACCATGCGGGTCAAGCCGCCGTCGGCCAGGCACTTGATGTTGAACGGCGTGGCGGGAAGGTGTTCCTTGGCGATGAAGCCGCCTTCACAGGCGGCTTTCACGCGGATCGGGACGACGCAGCAATCGGGAAAAAGGCCGACCGAAATGTGGCCCTGACCCAGGGTCAGGCCCTCGGCCAGTTTGTTCCAGATGCTCTCGCTCGCCGATTTCGGCAGGGTGTTCATCAGCATGGCGGGCAAGCCCCGCTCCTTGCCGATGCGTCGGCGGCGGCTGAAGTCGGCGACAGTCGAGCGGACCGGGTTGATGGTCAGCTCCAGGTCGGCCGCATAGCTCTCGGCTTCCTGCACGCGGCCCCTGGCGAGCAGCAGGTTGACCAGGGGCCCCCGCGCCTTGGTCATTTGCGGCATCTGCTGGACTACGGCTTTGTAGACGGCGATCGCCCGGTCGATATAGGCCTCGGCCTGGACGTCGTCGCCCTGCTGGTAGGCGATCGACGACAGCATGGTAAGGGATTCGGGGTGATTGGGCACCCTGGCCAGAATCGCGCCGTAAGCGGCCTTGGCCTCGTTCAGCTCGCCCGCCGCCTGTCGGGATCGGGCGGCGGCGAACTCCTCGCCGATGTCGGGCCGATTGCGTGCGGCCTCTGTCATGATCGGAGCTCCGTTGGGAATCAACTTGCGGCGCCGGTCGCCTGCCCGGAACTCACTCCCGCGGCGCGCCCTGCGAGGCGCCGGAGTATGGCCAAGACGCCGGGCTGCCGCAAGTTCGGCTTGGGTCGGGCGGGCGCCGCCGCTCGCTTGCGCCGCCCCGGGCCATCCACTAAACAGGCCTCCACGTCGCTCGGGGGCCGATCGCTCTCGAGGCGCGCTCCAGAGTTGGTCGAGGCATGTCCGGGATAATCTGGTTGGCGTCCTATCCCAAGTCAGGCAACACCTGGCTGCGCGCCTTCCTCGCCAACTACCTGACCGAAGCCCGGCGGCCGGTTGCCATCAACGACCTGCCCAACCACATCCTGGGCGACAACATGCTGCTCCACTACGAGCAGTTCACGGGCCGCAAGTCCGACGAGCTGACCGACACCGAGGTTGCGCGCCTGCGGCCGGCGATCCATCGCTGGTTCGCCGAGTCGTCGCAGAACGACGTCTTCGTCAAGACCCACAACGCGATCGCGCAGGTCGACGGCGCGCCGCTCATCACGCCCAGCGCCACGGTCGGCGCGATCTACGTCGTCCGCAACCCGATGGACGTGGCGGTGTCCTTTGCGCACCACTATCAGGTCGACTACGCGCGCGCCGTCGAGTCCTTGGGCGAGGAGAACTACTGCCTGCCGCCGACTAGCGGCCTGCTGCCGCAGTACCTGGGGTCCTGGTCCGGCCACGTGCGGAGCTGGATCGACGCCCCGGGTCTGACGCTCCATCTCATGCACTACGAGGACATGCTCAAGAAGCCGCTGGCGACCTTCGGCCGCCTGACCAAGTTCCTCGGGTTTCGCAGAGACCCGGCCAGGCTGCGGCGCGCGATCCGCTTCAGTTCCTTCGGCGAGCTCTCCGCCCAGGAACGCGAGACCCGTTTCGTCGAGGCCCGCCCGGACGACAAGACCGCCTTCTTCCGCAGCGGCGCCGCCGGCGCCTGGCGCGAGGTTCTCACCGATGATCAGGTCGAGGCGCTGGTCAGCCGCAATCGCGCACTCCTGGTCCGACTCGGCTATCTGCGAGAAGACGGGACCCTGGCCGAGGACCGAAGCCGGGTCAAAAGTTAACGGATCGCGGTCGCTCGTTAAGAGAAGCGCGCCGATTGTGGCATCTGCGCAACAGTGCGAGTGAAATGTCACAGCGATCGGGGCCGCATACTTGACCCATAAAGAGATGATCGTGCCTACTCGCCCTGCGTCCCGTGCCCTGCGGGTCGTGTTTTCCGTTCGTTTTCACTTCTCCAAGCGGAACAGGGCTGATTCGCTTGGGGAGAGCGGGCGGAACTCCCAACGGTTTCTACGTAGAGAGGCTTTGGAGCTATGAAGAAACTACTCTATGGCACGACCGCCCTCGTGGCTGCTGGTGCTTTGGGGTCGACCGCGGCGCAAGCCGAGGAAGGCATCAAGCTCAGCTTGGGCGGTTACATGAACCAGTTCTTCGGTGCTGGTGGTCTCGACAGTGACCAGGACACCGACTACAACTCGGCCGGTCTGTTCAGCGACGGCGAGGTCTGGTTCGTCGGTGAGACCACCCTGGACAACGGCATCACCTTCGGTGCCAACATCCAGTTGGAATCCTTCGGCGCCGGCGACCGCGGCGGCACCGCCGACGTGATCGACGAAGACTTCGCTTACATCTCGGGCAGCTTCGGCCGCGTCAACATCGGTTCCGAGAACTCGGCGGCGTACCTCATGCAGTACGGTGCTCCGAACGTCGGCGCGCCGATCAACTCGGGCTGGCTCTCGACGTTCATCCCGTCCGACGGTGCGAACACCGGCGGTGGCGGCTTCCGTACGCCGCGTCTCTCGACCTACCTGGACTGGAACAACGACGAGAACGTGATCACCTACTTCACGCCTCGCTTCGCTGGCTTCCAGATCGGCGCCACCTACGCGCCGACGGTCTCCGAGAGCGGTGACGGCGCCAACTTCCCGGTCCAGGCCGACCAGGACACGGAGTTCAGCAACGGCATCGCCGTCGGCGTGAACTACGTGAACACCCTCGGTCCGGTCGATCTGGCCGTGGCCGGCGGCTACCGCTGGGCCAAGGGTCCGGAGGATAACGCCGGTGGTGAGTCGACCAACTTCGACAACAGCGACACCAACCTCCGGCAGTACAGCGCCGGCCTCAACGTTGGTTTCTCCGGCGTGACCATCGGCACCTCGCTCGGTGTCGAGGACAGTGGCCGGCCGACCGACGGCTGGGGCTACGACGCCGGTGTCTCCTACGGCCAGGGCCCTTGGGCGGTTGGCTTGACCTGGTTCCAGAGCCAGGTCAAAG
This region includes:
- the leuS gene encoding leucine--tRNA ligase; translation: MSRYNVKEIEAKWQRHWDESGCFAVEELTDRPKYYVLEMFPYPSGRIHMGHVRNYTIGDVIARYKRAKGFNVLHPMGWDAFGLPAENAAMKQKVHPAKWTLENIAVMRAQLKGMGLSIDWSREIATCLPDYYRHEQKMFLDFLEEGLVYRKESWVNWDPVDQTVLANEQVIDGRGWRSDALVERRKLAQWFFKITAYADDLLEALQTLDRWPEKVRVMQDKWIGRSRGARIDFRVKDRNQPLEVFTTRPDTLFGASFCALSPHHPLAAELAKDSPELTAFVAECDRLGTSEEAIESAEKRGFDTGLKALHPFVAGQELPVFVANFVLMDYGTGAIFGCPAHDQRDLDFARKYGLAVPPVVLPDGEDEGSYAIGDTAFTGEGRIINSDFLNGLSVAEAIDAAIGRLEADNQGKGEIQYRLRDWGVSRQRYWGCPIPVIHCPACGIVPVPEDDLPVALPEDAPFDKPGNPLAHHPTWKLVDCPTCGGAAERDTDTMDTFVDSSWYFARFCSPKSEQPVDRAAVDYWLPVDQYIGGIEHAVLHLLYSRFFTRAMSQCGYLKLDEPFAGLFTQGMICHETYKGPDGWLSPDEVRRVDGGIETLDGNPVTAGRSVKMSKALRNTVDPEQIISTYGADTARWYMLSDSPPDRDMEWTDSGIEGVFRFVQRLWRLVGEALDALPPAGAPLPNDLGAAALDLRRATHKTIAAVTQNVEQFHFNVAVARTRELANALGAFKAKNNGDYWAQREALEMLVRLVGPMMPHLAEELWQRLGHNTSLVEESWPEADPALTKEDTVTMGVQVNGKLRGTLTLALNSEEASVRDAALALEGVQRALDGKDPRKVIVVPNRIVNVVA
- a CDS encoding DUF3576 domain-containing protein; this encodes MTTLTVWRSTSALALAAMMGLLAACTGEETVYPQSNNRVMAGNRTAYAENDDTIFGPGGLDFFGGGDEVAPGGGGGIGVNSYLWRASLDTISFMPLASADPFGGVIITDWYSPPEATRERFKVNVYILGRDLRADGLRAAVFRQRQDTLGNWVDVQVDNRTEIDLEDAILTRARQLRIAAAQ
- a CDS encoding sulfotransferase domain-containing protein — translated: MSGIIWLASYPKSGNTWLRAFLANYLTEARRPVAINDLPNHILGDNMLLHYEQFTGRKSDELTDTEVARLRPAIHRWFAESSQNDVFVKTHNAIAQVDGAPLITPSATVGAIYVVRNPMDVAVSFAHHYQVDYARAVESLGEENYCLPPTSGLLPQYLGSWSGHVRSWIDAPGLTLHLMHYEDMLKKPLATFGRLTKFLGFRRDPARLRRAIRFSSFGELSAQERETRFVEARPDDKTAFFRSGAAGAWREVLTDDQVEALVSRNRALLVRLGYLREDGTLAEDRSRVKS
- a CDS encoding porin produces the protein MKKLLYGTTALVAAGALGSTAAQAEEGIKLSLGGYMNQFFGAGGLDSDQDTDYNSAGLFSDGEVWFVGETTLDNGITFGANIQLESFGAGDRGGTADVIDEDFAYISGSFGRVNIGSENSAAYLMQYGAPNVGAPINSGWLSTFIPSDGANTGGGGFRTPRLSTYLDWNNDENVITYFTPRFAGFQIGATYAPTVSESGDGANFPVQADQDTEFSNGIAVGVNYVNTLGPVDLAVAGGYRWAKGPEDNAGGESTNFDNSDTNLRQYSAGLNVGFSGVTIGTSLGVEDSGRPTDGWGYDAGVSYGQGPWAVGLTWFQSQVKGRSGFDTGATATNVSGDDELMALQAGASYAVGPGITASLSVLYADWESDNTGTGTIGKEDANGIYGIVGLKYKF